Sequence from the Deinococcus aquiradiocola genome:
ACCTGATCCTCCTCGACCTCGGCCTGCCCGACTTCGACGGCGGGGACGTGGTACAGCGCCTGCGCAAGAACAGCAGCGTGCCGATCGTGGTCCTCACCGCGCGCGACACCGTGGACGAAAAGGTCCGCCTGCTCGGCCTGGGTGCCGACGACTACATCATCAAGCCCTTCCACCCGGAGGAACTGCTGGCGCGCGTCAAGGTGCAGCTGCGGCAGCGGGGCAGCGAGGCCCTCACGCTCGGCGACCTGGAACTCGACCCGCAGAAGCGCCTCGCGCGCTACAAGGAAGACGAACTGCGCCTCTCCCCGAAGGAGTTCGAGATCCTGGCGCTGCTGATCCGCCAGCCGGGCCGCGTGTACTCGCGTCAGGAGATCGGGCAGGAGATCTGGCAGGGCCGCCTGCCGGAAGGCAGCAACGTGGTGGACGTCCACATGGCGAACCTGCGCGCCAAGCTGCGCGACATGGAAGGCTACGGCCTGCTGAGAACCGTGCGCGGCGTCGGCTACGCACTGCGTGGCTGAATCCCCGGACGGCACGCCGGGTGACGAGCGGGCAGCCCTGATGCTCGGCGGGGCCGGGTGGCTCATCCATCACCTCCCGATGGGCGTCATCGTGCAGGACGCCGACGGGCGACTGCTCGAAGCGAACCGGGCGGGACGCAGCATCCTGGGCGTCACCGGCGACGAGCTGAGCGGCCTGAACAGCCGCGATCACCGCTGGGAGATCCTGAACGAGCGCGGTCAGCCGCTCGCGCCGCAGGACCAGCCCGCCATGCGTGCCATCCGCAGCGGTCAGGTGAGCCGCGCCACCGTCAGCCTGCGCGCCCTCTCCGGCGAGCGCCGCTGGCTGAAGGTCACGGCCATCCCGCAGTTCACGGAAGGGGACGACCCGCCGCCCGGCACGCGCCCGCACCTCGTGTACTCGGTGTTCGAGGACGTGACGGACAGTTACGCCATGCAGCTGGACTTCGAGCGCAGCGAGCAGCGCTACCGGGCGCTCGTGATCGCCACATCGCAGTACGTCTGGACGAACAGTCCGGAAGGCTTCATGACCGACGAACAGCCGGACTGGGCCAGCCTGACCGGGCAGACGCGCGAGGAATACCAGGGGTACGGCTGGTCGGACGCCGTGCACCCGGACGACCGCGCGCCCACCGTCTTGCGCTGGCAGGAGGCCGTCTCCACCCGCACCCGTTTCGACACGGAGCACCGCGTCCGCACGCCGGGCGGCGAGTACCGCACCTTCAGCGTGCGGGCCGTGCCGCTGCTGGACGCGGACGGCGAACTGCTGGAATGGGTGGGCCTGCACACCGACATCACCGCGCTCCGC
This genomic interval carries:
- a CDS encoding response regulator transcription factor, with amino-acid sequence MTKQRILVIEDDLDIANVLRMDLEDAGFEVHHADAAMTGLIRAREQSPDLILLDLGLPDFDGGDVVQRLRKNSSVPIVVLTARDTVDEKVRLLGLGADDYIIKPFHPEELLARVKVQLRQRGSEALTLGDLELDPQKRLARYKEDELRLSPKEFEILALLIRQPGRVYSRQEIGQEIWQGRLPEGSNVVDVHMANLRAKLRDMEGYGLLRTVRGVGYALRG